From the Amycolatopsis thermoflava N1165 genome, one window contains:
- a CDS encoding metallopeptidase family protein, translating into MPVEMSKARFEELVADALDEVPEELAGAMDNVVVLVEDHNDEAPDILGLYHGVALTERTSDYGGVLPDRISIYRTPILAMCDSEEQVVEEVLITVVHEIAHHFGIDDSRLHELGWG; encoded by the coding sequence GTGCCCGTGGAGATGTCGAAGGCCCGGTTCGAGGAACTGGTGGCCGACGCGCTGGACGAGGTGCCGGAGGAACTGGCCGGCGCGATGGACAACGTGGTCGTGCTGGTGGAGGACCACAACGACGAGGCGCCGGACATCCTCGGCCTCTACCACGGCGTCGCGCTGACCGAACGAACGAGCGACTACGGCGGCGTGCTGCCCGACCGGATCTCGATCTACCGCACCCCGATCCTGGCCATGTGCGATTCGGAGGAGCAGGTGGTGGAGGAGGTGCTGATCACGGTGGTGCACGAAATCGCACACCACTTCGGCATCGACGACAGCCGCCTGCACGAACTCGGCTGGGGCTGA
- a CDS encoding MFS transporter yields the protein MPDRRLSWLLAANGVGNLADGIGKVAFPLLATTLTRDPVQIGALSATQFLPWLLLGVFAGTLADRVDRKRAVLLANAMRAVVVGLTALLVYTGTLSIWLVYVAALLLGAAETVAESAGNAMIPALARPDQLESANSKFQAAEILGQTFLGGPVGSLTFALFAAFPFLLNSAGFAVAAALLLGLTGSFRPKTRAGPTRLRTDLVDGLKWLVHHPLLCRLVVIAGLISFASEMAQAQLVLYALEDLGLSEAAFGLFTFVGGIGGLAGAAVAPRLVRLAGRRPVLVAGIFAGGVGFGAMGFVHQPVASAALFGLFAAAVVAVNVVLATARHALVPSELLGRVLGVWRTVVWGAIPLGALVGGALTEVLGSASATFAVSGGAQIALAALAALLLWRFSMDREPVSSS from the coding sequence ATGCCGGACCGGCGGCTGAGCTGGCTGCTGGCGGCCAACGGGGTGGGCAACCTCGCCGACGGGATCGGCAAGGTCGCCTTTCCGCTGCTGGCCACGACCCTCACCCGGGACCCGGTGCAGATCGGCGCCCTGTCCGCGACCCAGTTCCTGCCGTGGCTGCTGCTCGGCGTGTTCGCGGGGACGCTGGCGGACCGGGTGGACCGCAAGCGCGCCGTGCTGCTGGCCAACGCGATGCGGGCAGTGGTCGTCGGCCTGACCGCCCTGCTCGTGTACACCGGCACGTTGTCGATCTGGCTCGTCTACGTCGCCGCGCTGCTGCTGGGCGCGGCCGAGACGGTGGCGGAGAGCGCGGGCAACGCGATGATCCCCGCGCTGGCCAGGCCGGATCAGCTGGAGAGCGCGAACAGCAAGTTCCAGGCCGCCGAGATCCTCGGCCAGACCTTCCTGGGCGGGCCGGTCGGCAGCCTCACGTTCGCGTTGTTCGCCGCGTTCCCGTTCCTGCTGAACTCGGCCGGGTTCGCCGTCGCCGCCGCGTTGCTCCTCGGGCTGACGGGCAGTTTCCGGCCGAAAACCCGAGCCGGGCCGACCCGGTTGCGCACCGATCTGGTCGACGGGCTGAAGTGGCTGGTCCACCACCCGCTGCTGTGCCGCCTGGTGGTGATCGCCGGGCTGATCAGCTTCGCCAGCGAGATGGCCCAGGCCCAGCTGGTGCTGTACGCGCTGGAGGACCTCGGGCTGAGCGAGGCCGCGTTCGGGCTGTTCACGTTCGTCGGCGGCATCGGCGGGCTGGCCGGCGCCGCGGTCGCGCCGCGGCTGGTGCGGCTCGCCGGGCGGCGGCCGGTGCTGGTGGCCGGGATCTTCGCCGGTGGCGTCGGGTTCGGCGCGATGGGCTTCGTCCACCAGCCGGTCGCCTCCGCCGCCCTGTTCGGCCTGTTCGCGGCGGCCGTCGTCGCGGTGAACGTGGTGCTGGCGACCGCCCGCCACGCCCTGGTGCCGAGCGAGCTGCTCGGCCGCGTGCTCGGGGTGTGGCGGACGGTCGTGTGGGGCGCGATCCCGCTCGGCGCGCTGGTCGGCGGCGCGCTGACGGAGGTGCTCGGCAGCGCGAGCGCCACCTTCGCGGTGTCCGGCGGCGCCCAGATCGCGCTGGCCGCGCTCGCCGCGCTGCTGCTGTGGCGGTTCTCGATGGACCGCGAGCCGGTCAGCTCTTCCTGA